Proteins from a single region of Mumia flava:
- a CDS encoding CaiB/BaiF CoA transferase family protein: MPIEETPGPLAGVRVVEAGQLLAGPFAGQLMGDLGADVVKVEPPGSGDPMRQWGREKPHGHSLWWPVVARNKRSVTLDLRREEGQRLFLRLVEHADVVLENFRPGTLERWNLDYDRLREHNPGIILVRVSGYGQTGPYSGRAGYGSIGEAMGGLRYITGEPDRPPSRTGLSIGDSLAATHATVGTLAALLHRERTGQGQVVDSAIYEAVLAMTESLVTEWDVAGYQRERTGPILPNVAPSNVYPTADGHAILIAANQDTVFRRLAATMGEPELAELPAYATHGARGSHQEELDQRIADWTAKHDADALLDLLHEAGVPAGRIFRAEDMLADPHYAARDAVVRVPDPTFGTLAMPNVVPRLSATPGSVRWTGPTLGEHNEAVYGDLLGLDADERAALGAAGVI, translated from the coding sequence ATGCCAATCGAGGAGACGCCCGGGCCTCTCGCCGGGGTGCGCGTCGTGGAGGCCGGTCAGCTCCTGGCCGGCCCGTTCGCCGGTCAGCTGATGGGTGACCTGGGGGCCGACGTCGTGAAGGTCGAGCCCCCGGGCTCGGGCGACCCGATGCGTCAGTGGGGACGCGAGAAGCCGCACGGTCACTCGCTGTGGTGGCCGGTGGTCGCGCGCAACAAGCGATCGGTGACCCTCGACCTGCGACGCGAGGAGGGCCAGCGGCTGTTCCTGCGCCTCGTCGAGCACGCCGACGTCGTCCTCGAGAACTTCCGTCCGGGCACGCTGGAGCGCTGGAACCTCGACTACGACCGCCTGCGCGAGCACAACCCCGGGATCATCCTCGTCCGGGTCAGCGGCTACGGCCAGACCGGGCCGTACTCCGGGCGCGCCGGGTACGGCTCCATCGGCGAGGCGATGGGAGGACTGCGCTACATCACCGGCGAGCCGGACCGTCCGCCGTCGCGCACCGGCCTGTCGATCGGCGACTCGCTGGCCGCCACCCACGCGACGGTCGGGACGCTGGCCGCGCTGCTCCACCGCGAGCGCACCGGTCAGGGGCAGGTCGTCGACAGCGCGATCTACGAGGCGGTGCTCGCGATGACCGAGAGCCTCGTGACGGAGTGGGACGTCGCCGGCTACCAGCGCGAGCGGACCGGCCCGATCCTGCCGAACGTCGCACCGAGCAACGTCTATCCGACCGCGGACGGGCACGCGATCCTGATCGCCGCGAACCAGGACACCGTGTTCCGCCGGCTCGCCGCGACCATGGGCGAGCCGGAGCTGGCCGAGCTCCCTGCGTACGCGACCCACGGTGCGCGGGGCTCCCACCAGGAGGAGCTCGACCAGCGGATCGCGGACTGGACCGCCAAGCACGACGCGGATGCGCTGCTCGACCTGCTGCACGAGGCGGGCGTCCCTGCCGGGCGGATCTTCCGCGCCGAGGACATGCTCGCCGACCCGCACTACGCCGCCCGCGACGCGGTGGTGCGCGTGCCGGACCCGACGTTCGGGACGTTGGCGATGCCGAACGTCGTTCCCCGCCTCTCGGCGACGCCGGGCAGCGTCCGCTGGACCGGTCCGACGCTGGGGGAGCACAACGAGGCGGTGTACGGCGACCTGCTCGGCCTGGACGCCGACGAGCGCGCGGCGCTGGGTGCGGCCGGGGTGATCTGA
- the ffh gene encoding signal recognition particle protein has protein sequence MFDTLQNRLQTTFRNLRGKGKLSEADIDATAREIRVALLEADVALPVVKEFVGRVKERARGAEVSQALNPAQQVVKIVNAELVEILGGETRRLRLAKTPPTVIMLAGLQGAGKTTLAGKLGLHLKEQGHAPLLVAADLQRPNAVNQLQVVGERAGVDVYAPQPGNGVGDPVVVATDALTEARRTLHDVVIVDTAGRLGIDEELMKQASDIRDAVQPDEVLFVVDAMIGQDAVRTAEAFLEGVDFSGVVLSKLDGDARGGAALSIAQMTGRPVMFASNGEKLTDFDVFHPDRMASRILDLGDMLTLIEQAEKAFDAEQAAKAAEKLTGKGGDFTLDDFMQQMQAVRKMGSLTKILGMLPGAAQFKDQLADFDEREIDRIQAIISSMTPAERHDPKIIDGSRRSRIARGSGTQVSDVNQLVDRFFEARKMMKQMAKGGGVPGMPGMPGMPGMGGKRAGARQQAKKGKGKGRRVSGNPAKRAAEAKAAQEKQQDPSDGASAFGFGNQQQGAQSASDLELPKEIKDLF, from the coding sequence TTGTTCGACACACTCCAGAACCGCCTGCAGACGACCTTCCGCAACCTCCGCGGCAAGGGAAAGCTGTCCGAGGCCGACATCGACGCCACCGCGCGGGAGATCCGCGTCGCGCTGCTCGAGGCCGACGTCGCGCTCCCGGTGGTCAAGGAGTTCGTCGGTCGGGTCAAGGAGCGCGCTCGCGGCGCGGAGGTCAGCCAGGCCCTGAACCCGGCCCAGCAGGTCGTCAAGATCGTCAACGCCGAGCTGGTCGAGATCCTCGGTGGCGAGACCCGCCGGCTGCGGCTGGCGAAGACCCCGCCGACCGTGATCATGCTCGCCGGCCTCCAGGGTGCCGGCAAGACCACGCTCGCCGGCAAGCTCGGCCTGCACCTCAAGGAGCAGGGCCACGCGCCGCTGCTCGTCGCGGCCGACCTCCAGCGCCCGAACGCCGTGAACCAGCTCCAGGTCGTCGGCGAGCGTGCCGGCGTGGACGTGTACGCCCCGCAGCCCGGGAACGGCGTCGGCGATCCGGTCGTGGTCGCGACCGACGCCCTGACCGAGGCCCGTCGTACGCTCCACGACGTCGTGATCGTCGATACCGCCGGCCGGCTCGGCATCGACGAGGAGCTGATGAAGCAGGCCTCCGACATCCGCGACGCGGTGCAGCCCGACGAGGTCCTGTTCGTCGTCGACGCGATGATCGGTCAGGACGCGGTACGCACGGCCGAGGCCTTCCTCGAGGGCGTGGACTTCTCGGGCGTCGTGCTCTCCAAGCTCGACGGTGACGCTCGCGGCGGTGCGGCGCTGTCGATCGCGCAGATGACCGGACGCCCGGTGATGTTCGCGTCGAACGGCGAGAAGCTCACCGACTTCGACGTCTTCCACCCTGACCGGATGGCCTCGCGCATCCTCGACCTCGGCGACATGCTCACGCTGATCGAGCAGGCCGAGAAGGCGTTCGACGCGGAGCAGGCCGCGAAGGCCGCCGAGAAGCTGACCGGCAAGGGCGGCGACTTCACGCTCGACGACTTCATGCAGCAGATGCAGGCCGTCCGCAAGATGGGCTCGCTCACCAAGATCCTCGGCATGCTGCCCGGGGCCGCGCAGTTCAAGGACCAGCTCGCCGACTTCGACGAGCGGGAGATCGACCGGATCCAGGCGATCATCTCGTCGATGACGCCGGCCGAGCGCCACGACCCGAAGATCATCGACGGGTCGCGCCGCTCTCGGATCGCGCGCGGGTCCGGCACCCAGGTCAGCGACGTCAACCAGCTGGTGGACCGCTTCTTCGAGGCCCGCAAGATGATGAAGCAGATGGCCAAGGGCGGTGGCGTGCCCGGGATGCCCGGCATGCCGGGGATGCCGGGGATGGGCGGCAAGCGTGCCGGTGCCCGCCAGCAGGCGAAGAAGGGCAAGGGCAAGGGCCGCCGGGTCTCCGGCAACCCCGCCAAGCGCGCTGCGGAGGCGAAGGCCGCGCAGGAGAAGCAGCAGGACCCGAGCGACGGCGCGTCCGCGTTCGGCTTCGGCAACCAGCAGCAGGGCGCGCAGTCGGCCTCCGACCTCGAGCTCCCCAAGGAGATCAAGGACCTCTTCTGA
- a CDS encoding [protein-PII] uridylyltransferase, translating to MGRPRRLRGARAHRGEGRGRALTEELSARRRSRASATDRRLRDCFTKAVAETGHPGLGHGLALVAVGGYGRAELSPSSDVDVVLVHPGDADAVAVDEIAQRIWYPLWDDGVDLDHAVRTDAQMIETAEADVRAALGMLDARPVAGDSSVVVALRSQVLAGWRRDARRRLPELEAAWRDRVERVGWLAQSAVMDLKESGGGLRDGVVMRALVATWLVDVPHRELEALRAAMLDVRDVLHHVTGRRTDRLTPELVADVAAEMGFAPDQLDHHVRDLGRRTAHLASTTWRRVDDVLASRPRRRSGSGPRLDEIAPGVAVVDDEVVLTGSADPATDALVSLRAASEAARRGLALSAPSAARLAHGAVPGQPWPAEARRLLVEMLTAGRGLLGVWEELDLAGVVDLWLPEWAPIRLRGSTSPVHQWTIDRHSIETCVNATALMRTVARPDLLAVAALLHDIGKGVPGDHSEVGAPIAERVVRRWGFHADDAAAVGRLVRLHLVLPTVATRRDIEDPDTVVAVADRIGDTETLDLLAALTESDARATGPSAWTAWRAGLIRGLVAKVRAVLAAQEDGREPRVDDYAGWPAAEPRPDGDLGGEPFVVATRPHHDGTLIRISAPDRRGLLADLAGAIALAGTDIRSARSSTDDGVATSIWEVPDPSLNERRLTTRVRQVLAGDLSLESRLGLTEAAPGIAPQVLLHARSSTSATVIEVRAADRRGLVWTLCSTIAAAGHEIRSAHLSTFGPQARDVLYVVGEDGAPLDEAAAQALTARLAALPL from the coding sequence CTGGGTCGTCCCCGTCGACTCCGTGGTGCGCGTGCGCACCGGGGAGAAGGACGAGGCCGCGCTCTGACCGAGGAGCTCAGCGCACGGCGCCGGTCGAGGGCCTCGGCCACCGACCGGCGCCTGCGCGACTGCTTCACCAAGGCCGTGGCCGAGACCGGGCATCCGGGTCTCGGCCACGGCCTCGCGCTGGTCGCGGTCGGCGGGTACGGCCGGGCGGAGCTGTCGCCGTCGAGCGACGTCGACGTGGTCCTCGTCCACCCGGGTGACGCCGATGCCGTCGCCGTCGACGAGATCGCCCAGCGGATCTGGTATCCACTGTGGGACGACGGCGTCGACCTCGACCACGCGGTGCGCACCGACGCCCAGATGATCGAGACGGCGGAGGCGGACGTCCGTGCGGCGCTCGGGATGCTGGACGCCCGCCCGGTCGCGGGCGACTCCTCGGTCGTGGTCGCACTGCGCTCCCAGGTGCTCGCCGGGTGGCGCCGCGACGCCCGCCGTCGGCTGCCGGAGCTCGAAGCGGCCTGGCGCGACCGGGTGGAGCGGGTCGGCTGGCTCGCGCAGTCGGCGGTCATGGACCTCAAGGAGTCCGGCGGCGGGCTGCGCGACGGCGTCGTCATGCGTGCGCTGGTGGCGACCTGGTTGGTCGACGTGCCGCACCGTGAGCTGGAGGCGCTGCGCGCCGCGATGCTCGACGTCCGCGACGTGCTGCACCACGTCACCGGCCGGCGGACCGACCGGCTGACCCCCGAGCTCGTCGCGGACGTCGCCGCCGAGATGGGCTTCGCCCCCGACCAGCTCGACCACCACGTCCGCGATCTGGGGCGTCGCACGGCCCACCTTGCGAGCACCACCTGGCGCCGCGTCGACGACGTGCTCGCGTCACGGCCGCGGCGGCGCAGCGGCTCAGGACCCAGGCTCGACGAGATCGCTCCCGGTGTCGCCGTCGTCGACGACGAGGTCGTGCTGACGGGGTCGGCCGACCCGGCGACCGACGCCCTCGTCTCGCTGCGCGCCGCGTCCGAAGCCGCTCGTCGCGGGTTGGCCCTGTCCGCCCCTTCGGCGGCACGGCTGGCGCACGGCGCCGTGCCCGGACAGCCGTGGCCCGCGGAAGCGCGCCGCCTGCTCGTCGAGATGCTCACTGCAGGCCGTGGACTCCTCGGGGTCTGGGAGGAGCTCGACCTGGCGGGTGTGGTCGACCTGTGGCTGCCGGAGTGGGCGCCGATCCGGCTGCGCGGATCGACGTCGCCCGTGCACCAGTGGACCATCGACCGGCACAGCATCGAGACCTGCGTCAACGCCACCGCGCTGATGCGCACCGTCGCCCGCCCCGACCTGCTGGCTGTGGCCGCTCTCCTGCACGACATCGGCAAGGGCGTGCCGGGGGACCACAGCGAGGTCGGTGCGCCGATCGCCGAGCGGGTCGTCCGGAGGTGGGGGTTCCACGCCGACGACGCAGCGGCGGTCGGCCGACTGGTCCGCCTCCACCTCGTGCTGCCCACGGTCGCGACGCGGCGCGACATCGAGGACCCGGACACCGTGGTCGCGGTTGCCGACCGGATCGGGGACACCGAGACGCTCGACCTGCTCGCGGCGCTGACCGAGTCCGACGCGCGAGCGACGGGCCCGAGCGCCTGGACAGCCTGGCGCGCCGGGCTGATCCGCGGCCTCGTCGCCAAGGTGCGAGCGGTCCTCGCCGCCCAGGAGGACGGGCGCGAGCCGCGGGTCGACGACTACGCCGGCTGGCCGGCCGCCGAACCGCGGCCCGACGGCGACCTGGGCGGTGAGCCGTTCGTGGTCGCCACGCGCCCGCACCACGACGGGACGCTGATCCGGATCAGTGCTCCCGACCGTCGCGGACTGCTGGCCGACCTGGCCGGGGCGATCGCCCTCGCCGGCACGGACATCCGCTCGGCGCGCAGCAGCACCGACGACGGCGTCGCCACGAGCATCTGGGAGGTTCCGGACCCGTCGTTGAACGAGCGCCGCCTCACCACCCGGGTCCGCCAGGTGCTCGCCGGCGACCTCTCGCTGGAGTCGCGGCTCGGGCTGACCGAGGCGGCACCCGGGATCGCGCCGCAGGTCCTGCTCCACGCGCGCTCCTCGACGTCGGCGACCGTGATCGAGGTGCGTGCGGCCGACCGTCGGGGCCTCGTCTGGACGTTGTGCAGCACGATCGCGGCGGCGGGTCACGAGATCCGCTCCGCGCACCTGTCGACGTTCGGCCCGCAGGCACGCGACGTCCTGTACGTGGTGGGCGAGGACGGTGCCCCGCTCGACGAGGCCGCCGCGCAGGCGCTGACCGCCCGCCTCGCGGCGCTCCCGCTGTGA
- a CDS encoding P-II family nitrogen regulator, translated as MKLVTAVIKPHKWEEVREALETFGVTGMTVTEASGYGRQKGHTEVYRGAEYDVSLVPKIQVEIVTENEDVADVVDVIVKAAATGKIGDGKVWVVPVDSVVRVRTGEKDEAAL; from the coding sequence ATGAAGCTCGTCACCGCGGTGATCAAGCCGCACAAGTGGGAAGAGGTCCGTGAGGCCCTCGAGACCTTCGGCGTCACCGGCATGACGGTGACGGAGGCCAGCGGCTACGGCCGGCAGAAGGGCCACACCGAGGTCTACCGTGGCGCCGAGTACGACGTCTCGCTGGTGCCGAAGATCCAGGTCGAGATCGTGACCGAGAACGAGGACGTGGCCGACGTGGTCGACGTCATCGTCAAGGCCGCCGCGACCGGCAAGATCGGCGACGGCAAGGTCTGGGTCGTCCCCGTCGACTCCGTGGTGCGCGTGCGCACCGGGGAGAAGGACGAGGCCGCGCTCTGA
- a CDS encoding ammonium transporter, with translation MDTGHAAWLLTSASLVLLMTPALALFYGGMSRTKSILNMMMMSFSALGIVMVVYVLWGWSMSYSSTVGGFFANPFELFGLSGGDIDYIAVAFQATFAIITAALISGALADRVKFSSWLVFVPIWVTLCYFPLAHMVWGGGFLSDSPDGLAAMILGTTDGAATVAPVDYAGGTVVHINAGMAALVLVMIIGKRIGFGKEPMRPGNLPFTMLGAGLLWFGWFGFNVGSYVDATGVEPISSGAEGFAENSIAYATAFASETGLVWVNTAVCTAAAILGWLIIEKIRDGKPTSLGAASGAVAGLVAITPACGSLSPVGSIILGLVAGALCALAVSLKYKFGYDDSLDVVGVHLVGGIVGTLGIGFLATSGGLFYGDGIDQLVVQFAIAVFAILWTGVFTAILGFAIKAIMGWRISDEDEVDGIDFAEHGETAYDLTPSTGAARPTRQTTTTAPEGAKA, from the coding sequence ATGGACACCGGCCACGCTGCCTGGCTCCTGACTTCCGCGTCGCTCGTGCTCCTGATGACGCCGGCTCTGGCGTTGTTCTACGGCGGGATGTCGCGGACCAAGTCCATCTTGAACATGATGATGATGTCGTTCAGCGCGCTCGGCATCGTCATGGTCGTCTACGTGCTGTGGGGCTGGTCGATGTCCTACAGCAGCACGGTGGGCGGGTTCTTCGCCAACCCGTTCGAGCTGTTCGGGCTGAGCGGCGGCGACATCGACTACATCGCGGTCGCGTTCCAGGCGACGTTCGCGATCATCACGGCTGCGCTGATCTCCGGCGCCCTCGCGGACCGCGTGAAGTTCTCGTCCTGGCTCGTGTTCGTGCCGATCTGGGTCACGCTCTGCTACTTCCCGCTCGCCCACATGGTCTGGGGCGGCGGCTTCCTGTCGGACTCCCCGGACGGCCTCGCGGCGATGATCCTCGGCACGACCGACGGTGCGGCCACGGTCGCCCCGGTCGACTACGCCGGCGGCACGGTCGTCCACATCAACGCCGGCATGGCCGCGCTCGTGCTCGTCATGATCATCGGCAAGCGGATCGGCTTCGGCAAGGAGCCGATGCGTCCGGGCAACCTGCCCTTCACCATGCTCGGCGCGGGCCTGCTGTGGTTCGGCTGGTTCGGATTCAACGTCGGCTCGTACGTCGACGCCACCGGGGTCGAGCCGATCTCGTCGGGTGCCGAGGGCTTCGCCGAGAACTCCATCGCCTACGCGACCGCGTTCGCCTCCGAGACCGGCCTGGTCTGGGTCAACACCGCGGTCTGCACCGCGGCGGCGATCCTGGGCTGGCTGATCATCGAGAAGATCCGCGACGGCAAGCCGACCTCGCTCGGCGCCGCGTCCGGCGCGGTCGCCGGTCTGGTCGCGATCACCCCGGCCTGCGGCTCGCTGAGCCCGGTCGGCTCGATCATCCTCGGCCTCGTGGCCGGCGCGCTGTGCGCCCTGGCGGTCAGCCTGAAGTACAAGTTCGGCTACGACGACTCGCTCGACGTCGTCGGCGTCCACCTGGTCGGCGGCATCGTCGGTACGCTCGGCATCGGCTTCCTGGCGACCAGCGGCGGCCTGTTCTACGGTGACGGCATCGACCAGCTCGTCGTCCAGTTCGCCATCGCCGTGTTCGCCATCCTCTGGACCGGTGTCTTCACCGCGATCCTCGGCTTCGCGATCAAGGCGATCATGGGGTGGCGGATCTCCGACGAGGACGAGGTCGACGGCATCGACTTCGCCGAGCACGGTGAGACCGCGTACGACCTGACGCCGTCGACCGGCGCGGCGCGGCCGACCCGCCAGACCACCACCACCGCCCCCGAAGGAGCCAAGGCATGA
- a CDS encoding penicillin-binding transpeptidase domain-containing protein, protein MPKRLLPPLAALALVAGLATACSDPTPDAEPLAEDLATALEALDLSTVPLDATEAQSQVTAITEDLGERRPTVEVSDVEQGETTADVTLAYAWPVADDVTWSYETQARLDLVEDTWQVHWDPALLVADMGPDERLEIERVTPVRGNVLAGDGTVLVGPRAVQRIGIDKTLVPAARQATSARDLARLVGVDAPDFVRSVAAAGPRAFVEAIVLRTADAPSSGRIEAILGARSLDDELPLAPTASFAAPILGTVGEATAELIEQSDGRLEVGDRTGLSGLQLRYDESLRGRDGWVITRVSEVEDDPANPAPEIEPSTAFEQPPEPGEPLRTTFSRQAQSAAERILSGSRPASALVALRASDGAILAAAVNDRAGGQPIANYGRYAPGSTFKLVAALGLLRAGATPSTTLSCPRAVVVDGKRFENYDGYPASANGRIPLRSAIAQSCNTAMINARGRIDQAGLADAAASLGMGVDQDLGFPAYFGEVPTPAETRTEHAASMIGQGRITAAPLTMATVVASITSGATTVPYLLPEVAQPEVESTLTKAEASDLRAMMRATVAQGSGRVLQGLGPGIGAKTGTAEYGSPVRTHAWMVASDPRHDLAVAVFVQNGDSGSGVAGPLLRKFLQAVR, encoded by the coding sequence ATGCCGAAGCGACTGCTCCCCCCGCTCGCCGCACTCGCTCTCGTCGCCGGCCTGGCCACCGCCTGCAGCGACCCCACGCCCGACGCCGAGCCGCTCGCGGAGGATCTGGCCACGGCTCTGGAGGCCCTCGACCTCTCCACGGTCCCGCTCGACGCCACCGAGGCCCAGAGCCAGGTGACCGCGATCACCGAGGACCTCGGCGAGCGACGTCCCACGGTCGAGGTGAGCGACGTCGAGCAGGGCGAGACCACCGCCGACGTCACACTTGCGTACGCCTGGCCGGTCGCCGACGACGTCACCTGGTCGTACGAGACGCAGGCCCGCCTCGACCTGGTCGAGGACACCTGGCAGGTGCACTGGGACCCTGCGCTGCTCGTCGCCGACATGGGGCCCGACGAGCGGCTCGAGATCGAGCGGGTCACGCCGGTGCGAGGCAACGTGCTCGCCGGCGACGGCACGGTGCTCGTCGGGCCGCGCGCGGTCCAGCGGATCGGGATCGACAAGACGCTCGTCCCAGCGGCACGCCAGGCGACCTCTGCCCGTGACCTGGCCCGCCTCGTCGGCGTCGATGCGCCCGACTTCGTACGCTCCGTCGCCGCCGCGGGTCCGAGGGCCTTCGTCGAGGCGATCGTGCTCCGCACCGCCGACGCGCCCTCCTCCGGACGGATCGAGGCGATCCTCGGGGCCCGGTCGTTGGACGACGAGCTTCCGCTCGCCCCGACCGCGAGCTTCGCGGCGCCGATCCTCGGCACCGTGGGTGAGGCGACCGCCGAGCTGATCGAGCAGAGCGACGGGCGGCTCGAGGTCGGCGACCGGACCGGCCTCTCGGGTCTGCAGCTGCGCTACGACGAGTCGCTGCGCGGCCGCGACGGCTGGGTGATCACCCGCGTGAGCGAGGTCGAGGACGACCCGGCCAACCCCGCGCCCGAGATCGAGCCGAGCACAGCCTTCGAGCAGCCCCCCGAGCCGGGTGAGCCGTTGCGGACCACGTTCTCGCGGCAGGCGCAGAGCGCGGCCGAGCGGATCCTGTCGGGCAGCCGTCCGGCCAGCGCGCTCGTGGCGCTGCGCGCGTCCGACGGCGCGATCCTCGCCGCTGCGGTCAACGACCGGGCCGGCGGCCAGCCGATCGCCAACTACGGGCGGTACGCCCCGGGGTCGACGTTCAAGCTGGTCGCGGCGCTGGGACTGCTGCGTGCCGGGGCGACGCCCTCGACCACGCTGAGCTGCCCGCGCGCGGTGGTGGTCGACGGCAAGCGGTTCGAGAACTACGACGGCTATCCCGCGTCGGCGAACGGTCGGATCCCGCTGCGGAGCGCGATCGCGCAGTCCTGCAACACCGCGATGATCAACGCGCGTGGCCGCATCGACCAGGCCGGTCTCGCCGACGCGGCTGCGTCGCTCGGGATGGGCGTCGACCAGGACCTCGGGTTCCCCGCGTACTTCGGCGAGGTCCCGACCCCGGCCGAGACCCGCACCGAGCACGCCGCCTCGATGATCGGTCAGGGCCGCATCACGGCGGCCCCGCTCACGATGGCGACCGTCGTGGCATCGATCACGTCCGGGGCGACCACCGTCCCGTACCTGCTGCCCGAGGTCGCGCAGCCCGAGGTCGAGAGCACGCTCACCAAGGCGGAGGCGTCCGACCTGCGCGCGATGATGCGCGCAACCGTCGCTCAGGGCAGCGGCCGCGTGCTCCAAGGTCTCGGGCCGGGCATCGGAGCGAAGACAGGCACGGCGGAGTACGGCTCACCCGTCCGTACGCACGCCTGGATGGTCGCCTCCGACCCGAGGCACGACCTCGCGGTCGCGGTCTTCGTCCAGAACGGCGACTCCGGCTCCGGCGTCGCCGGTCCCCTGCTCAGGAAGTTCCTGCAGGCCGTGCGCTGA
- the ftsY gene encoding signal recognition particle-docking protein FtsY has translation MNATQLFIVLAVAVLVLGVLAALVISARGRALPPADTVDRRLDHMREHPEEPVAETGEGLEPVLPDAGELDEADTDNETGLDVAEQETLAPEVETPAPTAGRLTRLRERLSRSQSSLGRGLLALLSRERLDEDTWEEIEDTLIGADVGVAPTQELVETLRTRLRVEGASDPSRARAVLREELVALVDPSMDRSLAATGTDAPGVVLVVGVNGTGKTTTVGRLARVLVADGDQVILGAADTFRAAAADQLQTWGERVGVPTVRGPEGGDPASVAFDAVKTGKEGGYDTVVVDTAGRLHTKAGLMDELGKVKRVIEKQAPVTEVLLVIDATTGQNGLTQARVFAEVVDVTGIVLTKLDGTAKGGIVIAVQRELGVPVKLVGLGEGADDLAPFEPEGFVDALLE, from the coding sequence GTGAACGCGACCCAGCTCTTCATCGTCCTCGCCGTCGCCGTCCTCGTGCTCGGCGTCCTCGCTGCGCTCGTGATCTCGGCGCGGGGCCGGGCGCTGCCGCCCGCCGACACCGTCGACCGCCGTCTCGACCACATGCGCGAGCACCCGGAGGAGCCGGTCGCGGAGACCGGCGAGGGACTCGAGCCGGTCCTGCCCGACGCCGGCGAGCTCGACGAGGCCGACACCGACAACGAGACCGGTCTCGACGTCGCCGAGCAGGAGACGCTCGCGCCGGAGGTCGAGACGCCCGCGCCGACCGCCGGCCGGCTCACCCGGCTGCGCGAGCGTCTGTCGCGGTCGCAGTCCTCGTTGGGCCGCGGCCTGCTCGCCCTGCTCAGCCGGGAGCGCCTCGACGAGGACACCTGGGAAGAGATCGAGGACACCCTGATCGGCGCCGACGTCGGCGTCGCCCCGACGCAGGAGCTCGTCGAGACCCTGCGGACCCGGCTGCGGGTCGAAGGGGCGTCCGACCCGTCCCGTGCCCGCGCGGTGCTGCGCGAGGAGCTCGTCGCCCTCGTCGACCCGAGCATGGACCGCTCCCTGGCCGCCACCGGCACGGACGCACCGGGCGTGGTCCTCGTCGTCGGGGTCAACGGCACCGGCAAGACGACGACCGTCGGGCGGCTCGCGCGCGTCCTGGTGGCCGACGGCGACCAGGTGATCCTCGGCGCTGCCGACACCTTCCGCGCCGCCGCCGCCGACCAGCTGCAGACCTGGGGTGAGCGCGTCGGGGTCCCGACCGTACGCGGGCCCGAGGGCGGCGACCCCGCGAGCGTCGCGTTCGACGCGGTGAAGACCGGCAAGGAGGGCGGCTACGACACCGTCGTCGTCGACACCGCAGGCCGGCTGCACACCAAGGCCGGGCTGATGGACGAGCTCGGCAAGGTCAAGCGCGTGATCGAGAAGCAGGCCCCGGTGACCGAGGTGCTGCTCGTGATCGACGCGACCACCGGCCAGAACGGCCTGACCCAGGCGCGTGTCTTCGCCGAGGTCGTCGACGTGACCGGGATCGTGCTGACCAAGCTCGACGGTACGGCGAAGGGCGGGATCGTGATCGCGGTCCAGCGCGAGCTCGGCGTCCCCGTCAAGCTCGTCGGTCTCGGCGAGGGCGCCGACGACCTCGCCCCCTTCGAGCCGGAGGGCTTCGTCGACGCCCTCCTGGAGTGA